From the Leucobacter denitrificans genome, one window contains:
- a CDS encoding SDR family oxidoreductase has product MRIAVAGGTGVVGAHVVRIAADAGHKVRVLSRSHGVDLVTGAGLDLSGIDVVIDVSGSTSPSEAMSYFESSTHTLLRAEQDVGVKHHVALSIVGAVEHPHGYYAAKALQEQLIADGPIPWTILRTTQFFEFAEQKAVAVWRWAVVAKFLSRPIAAASVARRLVEIAEGEPRGMTPEFAGPDELRMADLARMVFETHGDQRGVIELPLPGKMGRSMRDGGLLPGPDAEIDSKSYEEWLADGAH; this is encoded by the coding sequence ATGCGGATCGCTGTTGCAGGAGGTACGGGAGTTGTCGGCGCCCACGTTGTGAGAATCGCGGCCGACGCTGGGCATAAGGTTCGCGTGCTCTCGCGGTCACACGGGGTAGACCTGGTCACTGGGGCTGGCCTCGACCTCAGTGGAATCGATGTGGTCATTGACGTGAGTGGATCCACTTCACCAAGCGAAGCGATGTCGTACTTCGAATCGAGTACGCACACTCTGCTGCGCGCAGAGCAAGATGTGGGCGTAAAGCATCACGTTGCCTTGTCAATTGTTGGAGCGGTGGAGCATCCGCACGGGTACTACGCAGCGAAGGCTTTGCAAGAGCAGCTCATCGCTGATGGTCCGATTCCGTGGACGATCTTGCGAACGACTCAGTTCTTTGAGTTCGCGGAACAAAAGGCCGTTGCTGTATGGCGGTGGGCAGTCGTTGCGAAGTTCTTGTCGCGACCGATTGCGGCGGCATCTGTTGCGCGACGGTTGGTTGAGATTGCCGAGGGGGAGCCCCGCGGTATGACGCCAGAGTTTGCGGGGCCTGATGAGTTAAGAATGGCCGATCTTGCGCGAATGGTGTTTGAAACACACGGTGACCAGCGCGGGGTCATCGAGCTTCCGCTGCCGGGCAAGATGGGCCGATCTATGCGTGACGGAGGACTGCTCCCTGGCCCTGATGCCGAAATCGATTCCAAGAGCTACGAAGAGTGGCTTGCCGACGGGGCGCACTAA
- a CDS encoding VOC family protein, whose product MSQRIIPNIWCTGTAEETGEFYARAFSSAGFSASSEVESRYPTEGLLDFQKPLAGKPLTVAVQIENTQLILVNAGPEFSPNPSISFMLNFDPLMFDGDESLARERLTGLARELGVGGTDLMPLGEYPFSALYVWVQDRYGVSWQLMLTNPEGDPRPFVIPALMFDGPSQDRAAEAADYYVSVFASTPGGTEIGNRSPYGQPTGKASAEALAFGEFRIGEQWFMAADNGSGQDHGFTSGVSLQVNCDDQAEIDRLWEALSAVPQAEQCGWLVDQFGVSWQVVPTNMGELMEREGAFEHLLAMKKIVIVDI is encoded by the coding sequence ATGTCACAACGAATCATTCCGAATATTTGGTGCACGGGAACAGCGGAGGAGACGGGGGAGTTCTACGCGCGAGCGTTCAGTTCTGCCGGATTCAGCGCGTCGTCGGAGGTGGAGTCACGATATCCGACCGAGGGACTCCTCGATTTTCAGAAGCCTCTAGCGGGCAAGCCGCTCACCGTCGCCGTACAGATCGAGAACACGCAGTTGATTCTTGTGAATGCGGGTCCGGAGTTCTCTCCGAACCCATCGATCTCGTTCATGTTGAATTTCGATCCACTCATGTTTGATGGTGACGAATCGCTCGCTCGTGAGCGACTCACCGGGCTCGCTCGAGAGCTTGGTGTGGGCGGAACTGACCTCATGCCTCTGGGGGAGTACCCGTTCTCCGCGCTGTACGTATGGGTGCAAGACCGATACGGAGTGAGTTGGCAACTCATGCTCACAAACCCCGAGGGTGACCCGAGACCATTCGTCATACCGGCACTCATGTTTGACGGGCCGTCGCAAGACCGCGCTGCCGAGGCAGCAGATTATTACGTGTCGGTTTTCGCGAGTACGCCTGGCGGCACCGAGATTGGCAATCGGTCGCCGTACGGCCAGCCGACCGGAAAGGCGAGCGCCGAAGCACTCGCCTTCGGTGAGTTCAGAATCGGCGAGCAGTGGTTTATGGCCGCAGATAATGGATCGGGCCAAGACCACGGGTTCACGAGCGGCGTTTCGTTACAGGTCAACTGCGACGATCAAGCAGAGATTGACCGGTTATGGGAGGCTCTCTCCGCCGTTCCCCAGGCAGAGCAGTGCGGTTGGTTGGTGGATCAGTTTGGAGTGAGCTGGCAGGTTGTTCCCACCAACATGGGTGAGCTTATGGAGCGGGAAGGCGCATTCGAGCACTTGCTCGCGATGAAGAAGATTGTGATTGTCGATATCTGA
- a CDS encoding enoyl-CoA hydratase-related protein has translation MSEQGKYTAILTEVNGRVATITLNRPEALNALNSTLVSELIEAALGFDADPNIGAIVLTGSERAFAAGADIKEMGSLSYSDMLLGGPFPSWEGFERLRTPVIAAVSGYALGGGCELAMMCDIILAADNAKFGQPEINLGTLPGFGGSQRLPRAVGKYKAAELVLTGRQMGAEEAERSGLVSRVVPAAELLEEARKVAQTIAEKSLPALYVAKAALQAAQETPLAEGLKFERQAFAASFATEDQKEGMRAFAEKRAADFSHR, from the coding sequence ATGTCAGAACAGGGCAAGTACACAGCAATTCTCACCGAGGTCAATGGTCGTGTAGCTACGATCACGCTCAATCGTCCCGAAGCGCTGAATGCATTGAACAGCACGCTCGTCAGCGAATTGATCGAGGCAGCGCTTGGGTTCGATGCCGATCCAAATATCGGCGCGATTGTCTTGACCGGTTCTGAGCGAGCATTTGCGGCGGGCGCCGACATCAAAGAGATGGGTTCGCTCTCATACTCAGACATGCTGCTGGGAGGCCCCTTTCCGTCGTGGGAGGGGTTCGAACGCCTACGTACCCCGGTCATCGCAGCGGTATCGGGGTACGCGCTTGGTGGCGGGTGTGAGCTCGCGATGATGTGCGACATCATTCTCGCCGCAGACAACGCGAAGTTTGGTCAGCCAGAAATTAACCTCGGCACGCTTCCCGGCTTTGGTGGATCGCAGAGGCTGCCACGTGCTGTCGGCAAATACAAGGCAGCTGAACTCGTACTAACGGGTCGCCAGATGGGTGCCGAGGAAGCAGAACGTTCCGGCCTTGTGTCGCGTGTAGTGCCGGCTGCTGAGCTGCTCGAGGAGGCCCGCAAAGTCGCGCAGACTATCGCTGAGAAATCACTCCCTGCGCTGTACGTTGCGAAAGCCGCGCTCCAGGCAGCTCAGGAGACCCCGCTCGCGGAGGGTCTGAAATTTGAACGCCAAGCATTTGCGGCGTCGTTTGCGACCGAGGATCAGAAGGAAGGGATGCGAGCATTCGCCGAGAAGCGTGCTGCTGACTTTTCCCACCGCTAA
- the argJ gene encoding bifunctional glutamate N-acetyltransferase/amino-acid acetyltransferase ArgJ — protein sequence MTVTTPKGFRASGIAVGLKSTGKPDLALVVNDGPEPASAAVFTSNRAQANPIIWSKKVIQNGPSRAVVLNSGGANCFTGEFGYETTRLTAVAVATEIGADPENILVCSTGLIGSGDQVFRDKIVTNIPKLVSALSSEDTVAASAILTTDSVEKTAVHQSNGWSIGAMAKGAGMLAPGLATMLVVITTDAALDSDALDRALRRSTAESFDRLDSDGCMSTNDQVTLLASGGSGVTPDETEFAEALAQVCDSLAAQLQADAEGSSHDIDIEVRGAASIEDAVEVGRSVARNNLFKAAIFGNDPNWGRVLAAIGTTQADFDPYAVDVSFNGVRLCHAGGPDRPVTDCDLTPRKTHVEIDLFAGSFSATVRTNDLTHDYVHENSAYSS from the coding sequence GTGACCGTCACGACACCCAAAGGATTTCGTGCATCTGGCATTGCAGTCGGCCTGAAGAGCACGGGCAAGCCAGACCTGGCGCTCGTCGTGAACGACGGCCCCGAACCAGCAAGCGCAGCGGTGTTCACGTCGAATCGTGCGCAGGCGAATCCGATCATTTGGAGCAAGAAGGTTATTCAGAACGGTCCATCTCGCGCCGTCGTGTTGAACTCTGGAGGGGCCAACTGCTTCACCGGTGAGTTCGGGTATGAGACTACGAGATTGACGGCGGTCGCGGTCGCGACAGAGATTGGTGCCGATCCAGAGAACATTCTTGTGTGCTCCACTGGCCTCATTGGGTCGGGGGATCAGGTGTTTCGCGACAAGATCGTGACGAATATTCCAAAACTTGTTTCGGCGCTTTCCAGCGAGGATACGGTGGCCGCCTCCGCGATTCTCACAACCGACTCCGTAGAGAAGACCGCTGTGCACCAGAGCAACGGGTGGTCGATAGGAGCTATGGCCAAGGGAGCAGGCATGCTTGCTCCAGGACTTGCCACAATGCTCGTCGTGATCACGACCGATGCGGCGCTTGATAGCGATGCGCTTGACCGGGCACTGCGCCGATCCACCGCCGAGAGCTTTGACCGCTTGGACTCAGACGGGTGTATGTCCACAAACGACCAGGTGACGCTGCTCGCGAGCGGGGGGTCTGGCGTGACTCCCGACGAGACCGAGTTTGCCGAGGCTCTAGCGCAGGTGTGCGATAGCCTCGCTGCCCAGCTCCAGGCCGATGCAGAGGGCTCCAGCCACGACATCGACATCGAGGTGCGCGGCGCGGCTTCGATCGAAGATGCGGTCGAGGTTGGGCGCAGTGTGGCTCGAAACAATCTGTTTAAGGCAGCGATTTTTGGTAATGATCCGAACTGGGGTCGCGTGCTCGCTGCTATCGGTACCACGCAAGCAGACTTCGATCCATACGCAGTCGACGTGAGCTTCAATGGGGTGCGTCTCTGTCACGCTGGCGGCCCAGATCGCCCAGTCACCGATTGCGACCTTACGCCTCGCAAAACGCACGTCGAGATCGACCTTTTCGCGGGTTCGTTCTCTGCGACAGTGCGAACGAACGACCTTACGCACGACTACGTGCATGAGAACTCTGCATACTCGAGCTAG
- the argB gene encoding acetylglutamate kinase, whose product MTDVAPPASQSSAAEKAAVLIESLPWLKKFRDRIMVIKFGGNAMVDDALLRAFAEDVVYLRHTGIRPVIVHGGGPQISNMLERLEIESEFKGGYRVTTPETMDVVRMVLTGKVNPELVDEINAHGPLASGTTGEDAGLFIGRRRPPIEVDGETVDLGRVGDIVGVRPEVLHSMIDAGLIPIVSSIAPDVDNPGESLNVNADAAASALATALNAEKLVILTDVAGLYSDWPDRDSLVSSITASELEAMLPSLESGMIPKMRACLDAVRGGVPKAAIIDGREPHSVLLEIFTERGIGTEVVA is encoded by the coding sequence ATGACTGACGTCGCACCGCCCGCAAGTCAGAGCTCCGCAGCCGAGAAGGCCGCAGTGCTCATTGAGTCACTTCCGTGGCTCAAGAAGTTTCGTGATCGCATCATGGTCATCAAATTCGGTGGCAACGCGATGGTCGATGATGCACTACTTCGGGCATTCGCCGAGGACGTGGTGTACCTCAGGCATACCGGCATTCGTCCTGTTATTGTGCACGGAGGCGGGCCACAGATTAGCAACATGCTCGAACGCCTTGAGATTGAGAGCGAGTTCAAGGGGGGCTATCGCGTAACCACGCCCGAAACTATGGACGTCGTACGCATGGTGCTCACCGGCAAAGTGAATCCTGAGCTCGTTGACGAAATTAACGCGCACGGTCCGCTCGCTTCTGGCACCACGGGCGAAGATGCTGGCCTGTTTATTGGCCGCCGTCGCCCGCCCATCGAGGTCGATGGCGAGACGGTGGATCTCGGTCGCGTCGGCGACATCGTTGGCGTACGCCCGGAGGTGCTGCACAGCATGATTGATGCAGGACTCATTCCTATCGTTTCCTCGATCGCCCCTGACGTCGATAACCCGGGGGAGTCATTGAATGTAAATGCAGACGCGGCGGCTTCGGCGCTCGCGACGGCGCTGAACGCTGAGAAGCTCGTGATACTCACCGACGTCGCGGGTCTGTACTCTGATTGGCCGGATCGTGATTCTCTCGTATCTTCGATCACGGCGAGCGAACTTGAGGCGATGCTTCCCTCCCTCGAATCCGGCATGATCCCCAAGATGCGAGCCTGCCTCGATGCTGTGCGCGGCGGGGTTCCCAAGGCAGCGATTATTGATGGACGCGAGCCGCACTCGGTGCTGCTTGAGATCTTCACTGAGCGCGGCATTGGAACTGAAGTCGTCGCTTAG
- the fdxA gene encoding ferredoxin → MTYVIALPCVDVKDRACVDECPVDCIYEGERMLYIHPDECVDCGACEPVCPVEAIYYEDDLPSEWSDYYKANVEFFDEIGSPGGAAKVGVYDFDHPVVAVLPPQGD, encoded by the coding sequence ATGACCTACGTGATTGCACTTCCCTGCGTGGACGTGAAAGATCGCGCCTGCGTCGATGAGTGCCCGGTCGATTGCATCTACGAGGGTGAGCGCATGCTCTACATTCACCCTGACGAGTGTGTCGACTGTGGGGCATGCGAGCCAGTATGCCCCGTCGAAGCCATCTACTACGAAGACGATCTTCCTTCTGAGTGGTCTGATTACTACAAGGCGAACGTCGAGTTCTTCGATGAGATTGGTTCGCCGGGCGGGGCCGCGAAGGTCGGTGTTTACGATTTTGATCATCCCGTGGTCGCGGTATTGCCTCCTCAGGGCGACTGA
- a CDS encoding citrate synthase, whose protein sequence is MTESHQAPASATLSFPGGTAELPILPSVDGPGAIDVSTLTKQTGYTALDYGFVNTASTKSDITYIDGEQGILRYRGYPIDELAQGSTFLEVAYLLIYGELPTSDQLAAFDEEIRRHTLLHEDMRYYFEAVPHTAHPMAMLSGGLQTMSTYYESSLDTAVPEFVEVNTIRLLAKLPVLAAYSHKKSIGQAFLYPKNELSFVENFLRLNFGNRAENYEMNPVLVDALDKLLILHADHEQNASTSTVRLVGSTGANMFSSISAGINALSGPLHGGANEAVLSMLAQIRDSGQSVQTFVEKVKNKEDGVKLMGFGHRVYKNYDPRARIVKDSAERVLSELGVNDPLLALAQELEQIALEDDYFKERKLYPNVDFYTGVIYKAMGFPTRMFTVLFAIGRLPGWIAQWREARLDPQTKIGRPQQLYVGSPERHLGR, encoded by the coding sequence GTGACCGAATCACACCAGGCCCCGGCGAGCGCAACCCTAAGCTTTCCGGGTGGAACGGCTGAGCTGCCGATCCTTCCGTCTGTCGATGGCCCTGGCGCGATCGACGTCAGCACGCTAACGAAGCAGACCGGCTACACCGCACTTGACTACGGCTTTGTGAACACAGCATCGACAAAGTCAGATATCACCTACATCGACGGTGAGCAGGGCATTCTGCGTTACCGCGGATACCCAATTGACGAGCTAGCGCAGGGTTCAACCTTTCTAGAGGTTGCCTACCTGTTGATCTATGGCGAGCTGCCAACGTCGGATCAGCTCGCGGCGTTCGACGAAGAGATCCGCCGCCACACGCTGCTGCACGAAGACATGCGCTACTACTTTGAGGCTGTGCCGCACACCGCACACCCAATGGCGATGCTTTCGGGCGGCTTGCAGACCATGTCTACGTACTACGAGAGCTCGCTCGACACTGCGGTTCCCGAGTTCGTTGAGGTGAACACCATTCGCCTGCTCGCAAAGCTTCCCGTGCTTGCGGCGTACTCGCACAAGAAGTCAATCGGCCAGGCGTTCCTGTACCCGAAGAACGAGCTCAGCTTCGTAGAGAACTTCCTTCGCCTGAACTTCGGCAACCGGGCAGAGAACTACGAGATGAATCCGGTGCTTGTTGATGCACTCGACAAGCTGCTTATTCTGCACGCTGACCACGAGCAGAACGCGTCGACTTCGACCGTGCGACTCGTTGGTTCCACGGGTGCGAACATGTTCTCATCGATCTCTGCGGGCATCAACGCACTTTCGGGCCCACTCCACGGTGGTGCAAACGAGGCAGTGCTTTCGATGCTCGCGCAGATCCGCGACTCTGGTCAGAGCGTACAGACCTTCGTTGAGAAGGTTAAGAACAAGGAAGACGGCGTGAAGCTGATGGGCTTCGGGCACCGCGTCTACAAGAACTACGATCCGCGTGCGCGCATCGTGAAAGACAGCGCCGAGCGCGTGCTGTCGGAGCTTGGAGTGAACGATCCGCTGCTCGCGCTTGCGCAAGAGCTTGAGCAGATTGCACTCGAAGACGACTACTTCAAGGAGCGCAAGCTCTACCCGAACGTCGATTTCTACACCGGCGTCATTTACAAGGCTATGGGCTTCCCGACACGCATGTTTACCGTGCTGTTCGCCATCGGTCGTCTGCCTGGGTGGATCGCGCAGTGGCGCGAGGCACGCCTCGATCCGCAGACCAAGATTGGCCGTCCGCAGCAGCTGTACGTGGGGTCGCCTGAGCGACACCTCGGCCGCTAA
- a CDS encoding acyl-CoA dehydrogenase family protein, with translation MPTTRIFTSSEHAELLELVRDIARKELAPKAAEFEREEQFPRDLFRFLGELGVLGLAYPEEDGGLGLPAEVYLQVTEEIASVWASVAVGVSVHALSCYPIAIFGSEAQRRRLLPAMLDGTTLGAYCLSEPHAGSDPAAMTTTARRDGDEYVIDGTKAWVTHGGVADFYTVMARTSGKPGDHQGISCFVVPADTPGIEADAPERKMGLSASPTASIRFENVRVHVSRRIGEEGEGLKIALSALDSGRLGIAACATGLAQGALDVSLEYAKQRETFEKPIIQHQGVGFMLADMETAIVASRSTMLAAARLKDQCLPYSREASISKLLATDSAMRVTTDAVQVLGGAGYTRDFPVERYMRDAKIMQIFEGTNQIQRMVISRHLERGGSGQIHTLEHRTQAAEAQITPRRAA, from the coding sequence ATGCCTACAACACGCATTTTCACTTCCTCTGAGCACGCCGAGCTTCTCGAGCTCGTGCGCGATATCGCGCGCAAAGAACTCGCCCCGAAGGCAGCTGAGTTTGAGCGCGAGGAGCAGTTCCCACGCGATCTGTTCCGATTCCTCGGCGAGCTCGGTGTACTCGGACTCGCCTACCCGGAAGAAGATGGAGGCCTTGGCCTTCCCGCAGAGGTCTATCTTCAGGTCACCGAAGAGATCGCATCGGTCTGGGCATCGGTCGCCGTGGGCGTCTCGGTGCACGCGCTGAGCTGCTACCCCATTGCCATCTTCGGCTCTGAAGCGCAGCGCCGTCGCCTTCTGCCCGCCATGCTCGACGGCACCACGCTCGGCGCATACTGCCTATCTGAACCCCACGCCGGCTCCGATCCCGCGGCTATGACTACAACCGCTCGCCGTGATGGTGACGAGTATGTGATCGACGGCACCAAGGCCTGGGTCACGCACGGCGGGGTCGCTGACTTCTATACCGTGATGGCCCGTACGAGTGGGAAGCCGGGTGACCACCAGGGCATCAGCTGTTTTGTTGTACCCGCAGATACTCCCGGTATCGAGGCAGATGCTCCCGAGCGCAAGATGGGGCTCTCAGCCTCCCCAACTGCGTCGATCCGCTTCGAAAATGTGCGGGTGCACGTGAGTCGCCGCATCGGCGAAGAGGGTGAGGGGCTCAAGATCGCTCTCTCCGCACTAGACTCCGGGAGACTCGGCATCGCCGCCTGTGCGACAGGACTCGCGCAGGGCGCGCTCGACGTCTCGCTCGAGTATGCGAAGCAACGCGAGACATTTGAGAAGCCCATCATTCAGCACCAGGGTGTTGGGTTCATGCTCGCCGACATGGAAACGGCGATCGTTGCATCGCGATCCACCATGCTCGCGGCGGCGAGGCTCAAAGACCAGTGTCTCCCATACTCACGAGAGGCCTCAATTTCGAAGCTACTCGCAACCGACTCAGCGATGCGAGTCACGACCGACGCGGTGCAAGTGCTCGGCGGGGCCGGCTACACCCGCGACTTCCCGGTCGAACGATACATGCGCGACGCGAAAATCATGCAGATTTTCGAGGGCACAAATCAAATTCAGCGCATGGTGATTTCTCGGCACCTCGAACGCGGTGGATCGGGGCAAATCCACACACTCGAACATCGCACCCAAGCGGCGGAAGCTCAGATCACGCCTCGGCGCGCCGCGTAA
- a CDS encoding Lrp/AsnC family transcriptional regulator, which produces MDEVDRKILGMLRGNARMPASEIAREVGLSGASVARRIERLEANGTIRGYVTVIDDATAGELDAFTEIRLRSGVEAREFEEIAKEVSEIQQYYTIAGDPDGLVRFRARNVDHLQQVVNSIRKTPIVAGTKTLIVMSVWDRNVLDSLS; this is translated from the coding sequence ATGGATGAGGTTGATCGCAAAATTCTCGGAATGTTGCGTGGAAATGCGCGAATGCCCGCGAGTGAGATTGCGCGCGAAGTTGGTCTCTCAGGAGCGTCGGTCGCGCGACGCATTGAGCGCCTCGAAGCGAACGGCACGATCCGCGGATATGTCACCGTGATCGATGATGCGACGGCAGGTGAACTTGATGCCTTTACCGAGATCCGGTTGCGGAGCGGGGTTGAAGCGCGAGAGTTCGAAGAGATCGCGAAGGAGGTGTCCGAGATTCAGCAATATTACACGATCGCCGGCGACCCCGATGGTCTTGTGCGCTTTCGTGCGCGCAATGTGGATCACCTGCAGCAGGTGGTGAACTCGATCCGCAAGACACCCATCGTGGCGGGTACCAAGACCCTCATTGTCATGTCGGTGTGGGATCGAAACGTGCTCGACTCACTGTCGTAG
- a CDS encoding DUF3117 domain-containing protein, with translation MAAMKPRTGDGPMEAVRESRVIVVRVPLEGGGRLVVSVNDDEAAELRDVLAGVLDG, from the coding sequence ATGGCGGCGATGAAACCGAGAACTGGAGACGGACCGATGGAAGCGGTGCGCGAAAGCCGCGTCATCGTTGTGCGGGTTCCGTTAGAAGGCGGTGGTCGTCTGGTGGTGTCAGTAAACGATGATGAGGCCGCGGAGCTTCGCGATGTGCTCGCAGGAGTGCTCGACGGCTAG
- a CDS encoding O-methyltransferase: MSKLERNWQYTEQYPTETDVLVRARRVSLELGIEPVSRSVSSQLSALAVLTGARAICEIGTGVGVSGLSLLRHRPDAILTSIEIEPEYLKEARAMFAEAGIPASRARLVEGDARHIMPRLNLAAYDLVVLDADQAQLLEYFEHALGIVRPGGAILVPGALSHGRVPDPASRDEATQALRDLLAVVAESNAVTASLSPAGDGLLTVVRLDGYR, from the coding sequence GTGAGCAAGCTCGAACGGAATTGGCAGTACACCGAACAGTACCCAACGGAGACTGACGTACTCGTGCGCGCCCGACGCGTTTCGCTCGAGCTTGGAATCGAGCCTGTGTCTCGCAGCGTATCGTCGCAGCTCTCGGCGCTCGCCGTGCTTACTGGCGCTCGCGCTATCTGCGAGATTGGAACCGGTGTTGGCGTGAGCGGTTTGTCATTGCTGCGTCACCGGCCAGACGCCATTCTCACGTCGATCGAGATCGAACCCGAGTACCTCAAAGAGGCGAGAGCCATGTTCGCCGAGGCTGGCATTCCCGCTTCTCGGGCACGTCTCGTCGAGGGCGACGCTCGTCACATCATGCCGCGCCTGAACCTGGCTGCTTACGACCTGGTGGTGCTCGACGCTGACCAGGCGCAGCTGCTCGAGTACTTCGAGCATGCTCTCGGGATTGTTCGCCCGGGCGGTGCGATCCTTGTGCCCGGCGCTCTATCTCACGGTCGAGTGCCTGACCCAGCATCGCGTGACGAGGCGACCCAGGCGCTCCGCGACCTCCTCGCGGTTGTCGCCGAATCAAACGCGGTCACGGCGTCGCTCTCCCCCGCCGGTGACGGGCTGCTCACCGTGGTGCGCCTCGACGGTTACCGGTAA
- a CDS encoding twin-arginine translocase TatA/TatE family subunit, producing MGGLTFDKILIILVIAMFVVGPTRLPMYAKKLGDFVRSVKQMADGAKDRLKEEMGPEYDNVDWKQLDPRQYDPRRIVRDALMEDEREAKLAARRERLEEIAAARRAKQGIAKDGSPVTVRFDDEAT from the coding sequence ATGGGCGGCCTGACATTCGACAAGATTCTCATCATCTTGGTGATAGCAATGTTTGTGGTCGGTCCTACTCGTCTGCCGATGTATGCGAAAAAACTTGGTGATTTTGTGCGCTCGGTCAAGCAGATGGCAGATGGTGCGAAGGATCGGCTTAAAGAGGAGATGGGCCCCGAGTACGACAACGTCGACTGGAAGCAACTCGATCCACGCCAGTACGACCCGAGAAGAATCGTGCGCGACGCGCTCATGGAAGACGAGCGCGAGGCAAAGCTTGCGGCGCGACGAGAACGCCTTGAGGAAATCGCTGCAGCGCGGCGCGCCAAGCAAGGCATTGCAAAAGACGGATCGCCAGTCACGGTTCGGTTCGACGACGAAGCAACCTGA
- a CDS encoding Mrp/NBP35 family ATP-binding protein, which produces MSDEPLPTSPQNAIEQQVWNSLARVIDPEIHRPITELGMVDRVRVSDQGVADVSLKLTIAGCPAARRIESDVTEATLGTAGVSEAQIDVGVMNREERQAFIELVRGSGRPMQFGPDSLTRVITVTSGKGGVGKSSLTASLAVSLAAQGLTVGLVDADVFGFSIPGIMGLSKDGVTEAPTRVGDMILPPEAHGVRVISIGMFLGDADPRSTAVSWRGPMLHRTIEQFLRDVWFGDLDVLLLDLPPGTGDVAISVGQLLPQAEVLVVTTPQEAAADVAVRSALVARQTGQKVVGVIENMAGLIQPDGSVLEIFGSGGGKAVVDRLNASESAEGQQAVRLLGSVPLSPQFREGGDGGTPTVLSHPEDPAAVEIIRIAREIAAQGRGLAGKSLGLSPT; this is translated from the coding sequence GTGAGTGACGAACCTCTCCCGACTTCACCACAGAACGCTATTGAACAGCAGGTCTGGAATTCACTCGCCCGAGTAATTGATCCCGAGATCCACCGCCCGATCACTGAGCTCGGCATGGTGGATCGAGTGCGTGTTAGCGACCAGGGAGTCGCCGACGTCAGTCTTAAGCTCACCATCGCTGGGTGTCCCGCGGCGAGGCGCATCGAGTCTGACGTGACCGAGGCGACCCTTGGCACCGCGGGTGTGAGCGAGGCTCAGATCGACGTAGGGGTGATGAACCGCGAGGAGCGCCAAGCGTTCATCGAGCTCGTGCGCGGATCCGGTAGGCCGATGCAGTTCGGTCCCGATTCACTCACCCGCGTCATCACTGTGACGAGCGGAAAGGGAGGCGTTGGCAAGTCGTCGCTCACGGCTTCACTCGCGGTGTCTCTCGCAGCCCAAGGACTCACCGTTGGGCTCGTCGATGCCGATGTGTTTGGGTTCTCCATCCCTGGAATCATGGGGCTGAGCAAAGACGGTGTGACCGAAGCCCCGACCCGGGTCGGCGACATGATCCTTCCCCCGGAGGCACACGGTGTGCGTGTCATTTCGATCGGAATGTTCCTTGGTGACGCCGATCCCCGATCCACTGCCGTGTCGTGGCGCGGCCCCATGCTGCACCGCACGATCGAACAGTTCTTGCGCGACGTCTGGTTCGGCGACCTCGACGTGCTGCTGCTCGACCTGCCGCCCGGAACCGGCGACGTGGCGATCAGCGTGGGGCAGCTGCTCCCCCAGGCCGAAGTGCTCGTCGTAACGACTCCGCAAGAGGCCGCGGCTGATGTGGCGGTGCGCAGCGCACTCGTCGCGCGTCAGACCGGCCAGAAGGTCGTCGGTGTCATTGAGAACATGGCGGGCCTCATTCAGCCCGACGGTTCGGTGCTCGAGATTTTTGGCTCGGGCGGTGGCAAGGCAGTTGTGGATCGGCTGAACGCCAGCGAGAGTGCCGAGGGCCAGCAGGCGGTGCGGTTGCTCGGCAGCGTTCCGCTCAGCCCGCAATTTCGTGAAGGAGGCGACGGCGGCACGCCCACCGTGCTTTCGCATCCCGAGGATCCGGCGGCCGTTGAGATCATTCGCATCGCGCGCGAAATCGCTGCTCAGGGCAGAGGGCTCGCCGGAAAGAGTCTCGGACTGAGCCCAACGTAA